The following DNA comes from Capsicum annuum cultivar UCD-10X-F1 chromosome 7, UCD10Xv1.1, whole genome shotgun sequence.
caaaaaatataaattacataCTTCTAGAGTTCGATACAACTGTCTTACTTTTTAATTTAAGCTAGGGTTCAAAAATCCATCGGTGTTCCGCGGGACCAAGTATCAGTATATCATAGGACTACTAGATAAATAAATTTGTTGACTTGTTAACTTTATACACTAGGATTACAAGCAATTCTATGGAACGTAAGACAAATTTTCAAGGAGTATATTTCTTTCCAAGGGGAAAAACACTATCACAATATAATGTCAACTAAAACCATATAAGAACTCATGCATAAAGTGCAAGGATGGATCTTTGACACCTTACGATCTACAAGTGGATTAAACATAAATGTTGAGAAAGAAAATATGTATTCATGCAAAATAAAGGTATCAAACTAACCCGAACAAGTAAACCAAGTGAAAAGGGTTAAAGGACAAACCTGTGTGAACAAACAAGCTAGATGAAAAGTAGCTGGACAATTATCACAACAAATCAACTCGCCACCCTCACCACATCGCCCGCAACTGTCATCATTTTGGTCCCTTTCCTCAGTTTGGGCAGTTTGAGAAACAACTTTCCGCGCCTTGTATTCATCTGACCAAGCCTCAAGCTGACATAAGGTGAATGGTTTATTACCAGACTCCATGAAAAGGTTCAAACAGGGACGATTGAACTTAAAACCCGCATGACTTTTGAACTCGGAGATTGATAGCACCTTGTCACAGCAATTGCACAATACTCCATCAGTGGTAATTAAGCCGGTGTTTACCACAGAATCGTCTTTCAAGTTCCGGTACTGGATCACTTCGTTTAGGTAAACAATCCCAGAATGAATTAACCAGGATAACACAGTCCTCGGGGCAAAGGTAGGCCATTTTGCTTCGGTGAAGTGCTTTCCACCCTTGTTGAGGCCACGTAAAAGCAACTTGCAACCACTTTTCTGGCTCTTCCTCTTTCTTGGAGGCTTGATTTTACGAGAGGACCTTTTGTTACCAGATCTGCATGTCTTGTTTCTAATTACAGCTGAAATTAAGAGATCGTCGTCATTAATACGACATCTCTTACGTTTCTTTGATCCAATTTTGCGCTTGCTTGTAATTGCTTTAGATTCAATATTTCCTTCCAACGGGTTGTCATCATCAATATTCCCAGAGTTGAACCCCTTCATATTCACATTAAACCCCTTCTGTTCAGTATTTTCCTGAGACTCTGAACAACAGAATTGATGACCTCTAGCTTTCCCCAGGTGGTCTACTAAATATCCCTTGGCTCTTAAATGTATTTGTGTGCCAGACCCACTAACTTCATGAACTCCACTCTTATTATAAGATGGATCAAACTTTTCATCATGGTAACCATTAGTAAATTCCATTTctgataatttttttgatttcttcggGGCCTTCCTTTTCAAGACTGAGCTTTCTGCATGAGGTATACCATTGGAAATCATTGTCAGAGATTTTGTGTCCATCATCTCACTGTTTCTATGGCTTGAATCAAACGTGGATCCCACCAAATAGGGAACTTCTCTACCGTCAAGACCACTCACTGGTACATTTTTGATGAACAAATTACCAACATGATCAGAACTCTTCACATCATGGCTTGAGAAACTTTTATTGCTATCATGCTGAGTAAGAACAGTATCAGATCCCCCAATCGTTAGTACATCTCCTGAACTAATAGGAACTTCAAACAAACAAGATTCAGCATGCTCACTGGTGCTTTCAGATCCACAAGCGGGTGAAGGAGCTAATTCCAGTACATCATTACCATCTTCCAAGCGCTTCCTGTATTTATTAGCACCCGGACTGACAATATCCCTTACGCACATGGATTTTTCATTACGATAATAATAAGATACGCCATTCAGATATTTGCCTTCACCCATCTGTGACTCTGTTAAGttgagagaactttcatcaccaTACTCCTTGTGGATGCATTTATCTGTCTCAAGACTTGTCATTGCACTATCTGAGACAAAAGAAGAGCTGCAAGGCTGATTTTGCAAAGTTCTCTCAGCAAAGAGGTTTCCTGCATCGTCTACAATCTTTAGCCCATTATCTTTAACAGGAGCTGTGGACAAAGTCGTTTTGGCTTTAACTGTTTTTCCTTCTTTGAGATGGCTCAATTTCTTGTCAATGAACACCACAGTTGCAAAGGGGTCGAGGAGACTCCAAAGCCGAGCCAATGCAGAAGCTGTTCCCAATGTACCCAGCTTTTCTTCAATCTCCGTCACTGTACCTGATAGGTCACTCAAAAATTGTGCTATATCAGACCATAACCTACAATCCTTTTCTGGAAAAATACCATCTGCATAAGTAAACACACTCTGTCCACACAAGGCCCAAGCTTTCCGGAATTCACGGAATGGTCTTCCTTCAGGTGACTTGTAAACATACTCACCAATtccatgaaatttattatttcttctaCGCCTCCCGATTACCCATCCTGCTGTTCTGAGCAAACGATGGATGTGGTATCGGAGAACAGGGCGAGGGTCATTTGGAGAATCCTTAATCGTTAACAATTCAGCTTCATCCAGTTCTACAAAGCAATGGTCCCTCCACTTTGGCTTGGCTGGTCGGAGAATCTCTGATGACTTTGCAGCACTGCCAACTAAAAACTTGGTTGCATAGCTCTCCTGAGAAGCAGGTGACGCAATTGCTTTACCAACTACATCCTTCCATTCATTTCCTTCTATTTTAGATGATCTTAATTTTGATGAATCCATTTCACCAAGCATGTGACTTCTGTCCAGCAGAGTGTGCCGCTTCTGCAAATAAGAACTTGATTTAACACCTTGGTTCGAAGATTCAACTATATGACATATCACACTCAGAGAAGGGCAGGAAAAAGGTTGCTGA
Coding sequences within:
- the LOC107878614 gene encoding increased DNA methylation 1 isoform X1, translating into MLLFNKDIEGLHDDGFDGSVNETQIFAVVFFGNESGTERCLVTEMINFEGVLTSQTDEPGHLCGENSGLTLHHDSHDMKEDSREGPCEKELTNSHVEKESESLASLDRVPADVSQQPFSCPSLSVICHIVESSNQGVKSSSYLQKRHTLLDRSHMLGEMDSSKLRSSKIEGNEWKDVVGKAIASPASQESYATKFLVGSAAKSSEILRPAKPKWRDHCFVELDEAELLTIKDSPNDPRPVLRYHIHRLLRTAGWVIGRRRRNNKFHGIGEYVYKSPEGRPFREFRKAWALCGQSVFTYADGIFPEKDCRLWSDIAQFLSDLSGTVTEIEEKLGTLGTASALARLWSLLDPFATVVFIDKKLSHLKEGKTVKAKTTLSTAPVKDNGLKIVDDAGNLFAERTLQNQPCSSSFVSDSAMTSLETDKCIHKEYGDESSLNLTESQMGEGKYLNGVSYYYRNEKSMCVRDIVSPGANKYRKRLEDGNDVLELAPSPACGSESTSEHAESCLFEVPISSGDVLTIGGSDTVLTQHDSNKSFSSHDVKSSDHVGNLFIKNVPVSGLDGREVPYLVGSTFDSSHRNSEMMDTKSLTMISNGIPHAESSVLKRKAPKKSKKLSEMEFTNGYHDEKFDPSYNKSGVHEVSGSGTQIHLRAKGYLVDHLGKARGHQFCCSESQENTEQKGFNVNMKGFNSGNIDDDNPLEGNIESKAITSKRKIGSKKRKRCRINDDDLLISAVIRNKTCRSGNKRSSRKIKPPRKRKSQKSGCKLLLRGLNKGGKHFTEAKWPTFAPRTVLSWLIHSGIVYLNEVIQYRNLKDDSVVNTGLITTDGVLCNCCDKVLSISEFKSHAGFKFNRPCLNLFMESGNKPFTLCQLEAWSDEYKARKVVSQTAQTEERDQNDDSCGRCGEGGELICCDNCPATFHLACLFTQELPEGSWYCSQCTCQKCGEVVKYSEALCSPGGLKCSQCEHKYHEACSKLRITKSGPDSDTWFCSESCQEVYKGLHSRIGFINGLTDGFSWTLLRSIHGDHIVHSDQRFIALKAECNSKLAVALTIMEECFLPMVDPRTGIDMIPQVIYSWGSQFARLNYQGFYTMILEKDDVSVAVASVRIHGVTVAEMPLIATCSKYRRQGMCRRLLNSILEMLKSFKVEKIVLSAIPGLVETWTCGFGFEPLEDCEKQSLSHINLMVFPGTVWLKKSLFQAADADQPSAVHPGKTVSCPGNGLTIIEPMQHCVTSQDANAGADDVRHPPQSESMQVSEDQGGSNLSGQCSTTSSREESAILFMDNKNCDVETHKPGQGCEGNTINPEHQTEARLPELNALQLVEVQYVVDTLPGECTKFSEEPVLTYISHGEVGCRVDNLQKNVGSHFCLDEAPQRIDVLQGYEK
- the LOC107878614 gene encoding increased DNA methylation 1 isoform X2; its protein translation is MLLFNKDIEGLHDDGFDGSVNETQIFAVVFFGNESGTERCLVTEMINFEGVLTSQTDEPGHLCGENSGLTLHHDSHDMKEDSREGPCEKELTNSHVEKESESLASLDRVPADVSQQPFSCPSLSVICHIVESSNQGVKSSSYLQKRHTLLDRSHMLGEMDSSKLRSSKIEGNEWKDVVGKAIASPASQESYATKFLVGSAAKSSEILRPAKPKWRDHCFVELDEAELLTIKDSPNDPRPVLRYHIHRLLRTAGWVIGRRRRNNKFHGIGEYVYKSPEGRPFREFRKAWALCGQSVFTYADGIFPEKDCRLWSDIAQFLSDLSGTVTEIEEKLGTLGTASALARLWSLLDPFATVVFIDKKLSHLKEGKTVKAKTTLSTAPVKDNGLKIVDDAGNLFAERTLQNQPCSSSFVSDSAMTSLETDKCIHKEYGDESSLNLTESQMGEGKYLNGVSYYYRNEKSMCVRDIVSPGANKYRKRLEDGNDVLELAPSPACGSESTSEHAESCLFEVPISSGDVLTIGGSDTVLTQHDSNKSFSSHDVKSSDHVGNLFIKNVPVSGLDGREVPYLVGSTFDSSHRNSEMMDTKSLTMISNGIPHAESSVLKRKAPKKSKKLSEMEFTNGYHDEKFDPSYNKSGVHEVSGSGTQIHLRAKGYLVDHLGKARGHQFCCSESQENTEQKGFNVNMKGFNSGNIDDDNPLEGNIESKAITSKRKIGSKKRKRCRINDDDLLISAVIRNKTCRSGNKRSSRKIKPPRKRKSQKSGCKLLLRGLNKGGKHFTEAKWPTFAPRTVLSWLIHSGIVYLNEVIQYRNLKDDSVVNTGLITTDGVLCNCCDKVLSISEFKSHAGFKFNRPCLNLFMESGNKPFTLCQLEAWSDEYKARKVVSQTAQTEERDQNDDSCGRCGEGGELICCDNCPATFHLACLFTQELPEGSWYCSQCTCQKCGEVVKYSEALCSPGGLKCSQCEHKYHEACSKLRITKSGPDSDTWFCSESCQEVYKGLHSRIGFINGLTDGFSWTLLRSIHGDHIVHSDQRFIALKAECNSKLAVALTIMEECFLPMVDPRTGIDMIPQVIYSWGSQFARLNYQGFYTMILEKDDVSVAVASVRIHGVTVAEMPLIATCSKYRRQGMCRRLLNSILEMLKSFKVEKIVLSAIPGLVETWTCGFGFEPLEDCEKQSLSHINLMVFPGTVWLKKSLFQAADADQPSVHPGKTVSCPGNGLTIIEPMQHCVTSQDANAGADDVRHPPQSESMQVSEDQGGSNLSGQCSTTSSREESAILFMDNKNCDVETHKPGQGCEGNTINPEHQTEARLPELNALQLVEVQYVVDTLPGECTKFSEEPVLTYISHGEVGCRVDNLQKNVGSHFCLDEAPQRIDVLQGYEK